Proteins encoded by one window of Dendropsophus ebraccatus isolate aDenEbr1 chromosome 4, aDenEbr1.pat, whole genome shotgun sequence:
- the LOC138789740 gene encoding blastomere cadherin-like isoform X1, whose amino-acid sequence MRFCNFPLFILVVKVSSLVSEDQQQCQAGFSEQRYAFTVNRKFLERGRIIGKVSFTSCSANNRALYSPDDTRFRVFSDGKVTVKRQVTLHDGSVSFVLNAWDVKGTRHSVPIFVWNEKEQQAVDQSLGKP is encoded by the exons ATGAGATTCTGCAACTTCCCACTTTTTATACTTGTAGTAAAG GTGTCCAGCCTGGTTTCAGAGGACCAACAACAATGCCAGGCAGGCTTTAGTGAGCAGCGCTATGCTTTTACCGTGAATCGCAAATTCCTGGAGAGAGGTCGAATCATCGGCAAAG TAAGTTTTACATCATGCTCTGCTAATAACCGGGCCCTCTACTCACCTGATGACACCCGTTTTCGGGTGTTTTCTGATGGTAAAGTGACAGTGAAGAGGCAGGTCACCCTCCATGATGGATCTGTCAGCTTTGTGTTGAATGCATGGGATGTCAAAGGAACACGCCACTCTGTGCCCATTTTTGTGTGGAATGAAAAAGAACAACAG